GAATTATCTGGGCACAAAAGACAGGGATTGATTGGAGAAAATATACAACACTAAGTATTTTCATATTTTAGCCAAGGTTAAAAAGTCTAGATGGAAAACTTTAACTCTAATGGATGATGATGGTACTTGGATCACTGATCAATTGGTTTTAAAGAATATGACTACCAATTTTTATATTAAGCTGTTTACCTCTTCTCATATTGTTTCAAATAGAGTATGCTCCTTTTCTAATCCGATTGTTCTTGATGATTTGGATAAACAAAGGATTATTCTTCCTATTTCTATGGAAGAGGTTAGAAGTAATTTATTTACTATGGATCCTATTAAAACTCCGGGCCGGGCCTTGATGGTATTCAACCCGTTTTTTACCCACATTATTGGGATTTCTTGGGGACCACTATCTTTTCTTTTTGTCGTGACTGTTTTCAAAATGAGAGGATTCTGGAAGAAATTAACGATTCTTATATTACCCTCATTCCATAAAAGGATACCCTTCTATCACAATGTGTATTATTaatgttttttgttttctttttgaaaaatgtaTTATTGaagttgaaaaataaattatagtAGGAGTAGTACTTTGTATAGGACAAAAGAAGGGTGGGTTAAACGTTCTTAAATTGTTTAGTCTCATTTATGTCATTTATGCGGTCATCGACACATACATTTTTACAAACTTTAAATCAAATATTCTCAttgtcaaaaaaataaaataaaaatcaaatgttCTATATTTTCATTGAATACTTGCCGTACAGCCGGTGTGACCTACTCCTATATAtataaaacaattcaacaaacaaATATCTTTTTTATATCTTTGTACAAAAATACAACGGGTTAAACATAAAAAATTGTTGTGACGTTAAGAAGTTGTTGTTTATTATATCTTTGTAAAAATTGCAGGGCCCTAGCCTTTCCTCATTATCGTCGGCACCAATAGAGTGGTTTGGCTAAAAAGCTACTGAAAGATATTTGGTTTTGTTTAGTTAAAGTTCAATCATTGAACTCATTATAATTAGCTGTAAAGAAAGAATAGAAGACAAAAATATCCACTAAAAGTTTTCTTTAATTTAGTAGTGCCCAATTAGAGAGACTCTTCCGTCACGCATATGATCAATTGGATGCCCCGTCCTATGCTTTATGCTTTTAGAAGGTTCTCTACGCCTTGTTCCTATTACTCCCCCTCCTATATAGTCATGAACTAGAACTAGTATAATACTGGTGCGATACActtaggggtgtcaaatcggatcGTCGATCCGATTTTGGTTCGAGTtcatcggttcgggttgaaatctGTTCATTTTGCTATCGAttcggttcgggtcgggtcgggttaaaAAATTAACGGTttggttcgggttcgggttatgtgttacgggttcatatcgggtcgggtttataTCGAGTCGGGTTCATAACGGGTCGGGTTCGTAtcggtcgggttcatatcggtcGGTTCATATTTGGTCGGGTCATAACCGGGTTAAGTTGGGTTCAtaacgggtcgggttcataacgGGTCGGGTTCATGTCGGGCTGGGTTCATACCGGATCGGGTCAGATCGGGTCAGTTTGTAGTCGGGTCGGGTCAATTCAGTTGGGTTTGCTAACGGGTTTATCCGGATTGTAAACGGGTCGGGTTTATATctggtcgggttcatatcgggtcggtttCATGTTTAGTTAGATCAATTCggatacaaattacaaacaatgtcgagttattactaaaatcacaattttcaatacGTTTATACTATAATAtctacattattaaagcaaagtgacagGTAAAAGAGGCCATATAATTTGATTACGTGATTTATAActaatgttaattttttttttgacgaacactaatgtagtaatgttcactatccaattaatttcataaacttaattaagaaaAGTCAGTCAATGTCTTTTATTATGTCATGTAATATTATCAATCAAATGATACAAATGGAATCAAAATCATCTATGCCTCCCCCACCATGCCAGAGTATTACGAAACATGTATTGATGAACTAAATACTAATaacgtagtaattaataatcaataatgaggaattaatacgtaatgaatttgtaaagtttgtaaatacaagtttgtcatatattcatattggtttaaacAACAACGAGACTAACATGTTCATTAACGAAACGAGACAAACAAGTTCAATTGTTAAAAAATTAAGTCGATTCAATTAAAATAGCATAGTTTTTCAATTAGTTCTTAGGTTACAAGCTTATAAGCTTATAAGGTATTGATTAGATCAATTTACTTTAATGATCGATTAGACAATTTGTCAGTTGAATACGAGTCAATAAAAGAGTGCACATTCAATTCTACAAGGCTATAACTATACAATAATATAGCTATATTGGAAATACATCTAATAAAGAACAATATGCTAAATGATAACATGTTTAGTTACTTAGTCGGTTGATAAACAACAGTTCGAATACTCGGTTGAACAACGCACATTGAATTATATCTTTGGTTTATAAAGGTTTAAGAAGTACAATTACTTACGAATTACGGAGTATATCATTTGATATCTTAACATTTCGGCCCTGTTTGGTTTGACGGAAAACATTTCAagtaaaaacttatttttgaggCGGGTTATGAACGGTTTGAATTAAACGGGGTGTAAACGGGTTatgggttgtaaacggttcgggttgaaacagtcCGGCTTGAAAACGGTCCGAgttgaaacggttcgggttgtaaacggttcaggttgaaacagttcgggttgtgaACGAGTTTTCTccgggttgaaacggttcgggttgaaataaATCGGGTCATTAACGGTTTTCGGGTCCATTCGGTTCGGGTAGAAACGGTTTCAGTTGACGCATGACGGTTTGTTATCGGGTATCGGGTCTTAATCGGTTTAATATTTTCGagacggttcgggttcgggttgaatgttATCGGTTCGGTTAGTTTTCGGGTTCCAACTAACGGGTTATTAACAAATCGGATTAACCCAGCGGGttcaacggttcgggttgagatTTGACTTAATTAGATGCACCGCTTATAATCCAACTATAAAGTTATATGAAATCTAAAATATAATGTTAGATAATTATTATCAAAATAGAGCACatattctcctaattaaaattaatggtaGAAAATTTggtgtcttatttatttaaaaaatcaagatagacaaaattattttcatcctcGGTTATTCATCACCTAGGTCATGTATAAATTTATTCTCATCCACCATTCACTTTGATAGATACTCACTTAATACTCGTCTTATCTACTTCATTACCCCACCCATTTATATTGACTTTGAGGCGGGGTTGAGCCTCCACAAACCATACCCGACTAAAATTAGTATCCTATCCCCGCCACGGAGCCACCCACGATAGGAACGGTAACCACCCTCCCCAATCCTCATTTTGAGGGGTAAAAGAAAAATCATCCAGGCCCGCTCCAACACTCATACATGTATCCATACACGCCTATAATAGTCAAATCCATCCATAGAcgcaatattttttttagtaacagagttttgaattttaaaactttattcTAGAATTTTTGACAATTCGATTGTCTAATTAGCGTAATTTGGGTAAATgaacaaaaaattataatatataggttagtagtaaaaaaaatatgttgatatgttcataatcaattagattCGACCCACCCACTTTAGGTCTCTTATCCTTCATCTAATTTTttccccctcaaaaaaaaaaaaaaatagatgaagGATAAGCAAGCTAAAGCGGGTGGGCCCAATCTAAAATCTGTAATCGCTCTGTCACCCGCGACAAATAGATTTTTTAACCCCATCACCCTCCAAATATTCCTCCACCTCTCCCTCTTGGGGCGGAAGTGCGGGTAACTCCCTAAAGTCCTAAACCCCATCCCACTAACTATCTAATATCCGTATGTTCAGTAAATAATTCACTTTGCCTTTCAGCTAATTTTTGAATAAATTGATATAAgtttattattaaattaattgtaTTAGCTACAATATTgataatattttaaaagaaaGTGACATGCATAATTAGGATTTGGTGAGTGTTATCAAGTCCAATAAATTCAAATTCATCCAATCTCCAAGGTGGGTACATGTTATCTTATACCCGTTCACCAACACCCAATCTATATTTATTAGTCAATATTAGTCAATCATTTGTTTATCTTCGCCGTCAGCCCAATCTAAAATCTAAATTGGCCCCATCATCGAGCGTGATGTACAATTACATATAAAATGTTAATTTTGCACGAAAGTTTATATATATAAGTGATATTGCAATCCTTTACGTtaacatataaaaaatatttttattgttgCAAACATATAAACAATATTTTTGTTATAATATAAGATAATACCCCGTGCAATATAAACCGTTATAAGATATAACCATTATCAAGTTGATGGCTTATGGAGTTAGAAATTCCAAAATCATCTCCGCTCCACCACCACAAATATGATATATTAGCTAGTCGACCAAATATGATATATTATAATGTCCATCACACATTCGACCAAAGATTCATTTAAAAGTTTCATGCACGTGCCCCCTTAACTAACTTATCTCATTTAAAAATGTATCTTATTCATCAACATTATGGAACTTAATACAAAATTTAAATGCAAATTTCTAATTTCTCTAAACTATATGTATGCATTCACTCATCACTAACCCTTGTCATGTCTTTTTCATATTAtaagattttgatttttattacacatttttaaaaaattattagaaaatatatataatcaTTCTTTATCATTCTCATCCATCACTTAAGTATCCATACCCACTTAATATCCGTTTATATGTAACGGCCCACCATTTATCTTATTGTGATTCTTTTCATAATTAGGTACTAATAATatggtgatgataaaggtcgcaagttgtgaccacatataggcgccacgtgtcggagtttaattggtacatataggcgccacgtaggctatgcttcatcagaatatttttaatATCAATGCAAtgtttttactatgaaaatatgtaaataaggtagtcgatatgaagaaggaaacaaattagaatattaagatttcccTACCTTTTTTaaaaacatgtataatatgttatataagttaaatattttagtttccaatttaaatcatgacacataagcatgtcatgtcatcattgtgacacgacttaaaggttatgttgcgacctttatcatttttgcTAATAAGATTCTTTTTATTGTGTTCTCGgtgatataattttttttttaataaatgtaAATATATAACATGTGATATTAGTTTCCAAATAGGTTGATGGTAACTCTATATATTTgataggattttatttttatactccCAAATCCATGCACAAATTAAGAAATAAAAAACAGAAATTTTGTTATTGAATTTTATCATTTTAGACGACAAAAATTACATATTGGATTGCCATAGATATTTTTAACATTTTCTTAACTTTTCGATTAGTCATTTGTGATAAAATCTTGGAATTGGTATCAAACCCTTATTTAAGATACTCTCTAAGACagagaaagaagaaaaagataGTCATTTtacgtttttatttttttgaatgtaaaatcaattcattaatagagagtcatacgacatctacaacagAAATCGaatttaacaaatacataacaaattgaatcaaaaagaggtattccttcatcaaaactaccATCGTTGGGAAGATCTTGCACTGTGGGACATCTCTCGCACATATCGCTGAAACATACAACCTTTTCGGAGAGACAgtctaacgatttgttgtagccgcgAGGACGGTTTCCATCCGAttcatctaagtcaatttgaaattttgataacTGGTTCAATCTCGTATAATTCTTTATCAACGAACCGAATTCACGACGATACTCCACCAAAACTAAAATACTCAACTAATCCCACCATAGGGGAACTTACTACACTCACTAATCCCACCATAGGGGAATTTACTACACTCAAACGATATAGtcattatacgttaataaatcAGCATACATGCATTTTAAAATTCATCCTtacatcgcgtgcataaaatactagtagATAATGTTGAAACTCTGAGATACCTGAAGAATAAAAAATCatataaatatgaaatcaaTGTTTCTTAAGGCAATAGAATCACAATGATTCGTTATAACTCATGTGTATCAGCATGTATCTTGTGCGATCTTGTGATATTACTCATATATTGGAACTATAATTATCTGTTGGGAGATTCATTTGAGCATTCTTCATACTCCAAACACTCAATTTAGTAATTTTCACATCCTCTGTTCCATTGTTGAACACATACAATTTTGCTTTGTCGTTTGTAGCTAGTGTTGGATAAACTCGCGCAGTCATGCAACTTTTACCATTGTCCCCAAAGCTCTCCACAATGGAATGATCAATCTGTAAAtgtgaaaaaaaaacaagtaatTTCAATTGAGTAAATTTATAATTTGTTCGTAGTAATActtttataaattaaatatttgttcaactcACCAAAATCCTCAAGAATAACGCATCATTGACAGGATCGACGTTCACAAATGTACCGAAACTTAGTTTATCAGTAGTTGGATTCAGAGAAGACCTGGACAATAGTATAGGGATATAATAACACAAATTAGAAACTTAAGCTAATAAACAAGAGACAATTTGTATAAGTTGTTGCAGATATACCTAGGAATGATTTTACAATACAATCATTTTATAGCCACTAAAATCTTTAAATTTGGACCATTGATATTTAACATTAGATCAAGAACATTCATTTAGTTGATtaaaaagtaataataataatggaaATTTTACAACAAAAAATAGTAGTAATGCCGAATTATAATCAGTTGATAAAGTTTAACCCTTTCTTATTGATTTATTTGATTCTCAAAGTTTCGATGTCCTTCATTGTATATGAGTGTAtctcttaccattttatttcttGAAATGCCAATAAACTCATGTGGAAGAAATAATGATGATCTATAACTACTTTTTTGACGGGGATAATGATGAATGATTTCCCCTAAAATTACTGTTGTCATTTGATGGAATGAAGAACCAAAAAATAATACTACGTATGAAGTAATTAATACTCTTTCATTAATTAATCCTATTCATTCTAAATAAAATACAACCATCAAGTGAGATTTGTCTGGAGATTGGGTAGAAAGTATATCCGGTTACATGTAGAGTTAAATGCAACTAAGTCGTTTTATActtttaatcattcaaaaaacacatttttattgtttaaaagCAAATGTATATTTACCGATTGCAAGCATATTTTTACGGACAAAAACCACATCCACTTTAAAAGAATATAATGATAAATGCAACACAATcacttaaataaaaataatttttaaatgttCTTTCAAAATTGCAAAAGTATGATTTAAATGACAAAAATGTGTTTTTAAATTAAAGAAATGTGCGTTTAATCCGGTTACAGGTACAACTATATATATACATTCAAGCGGGTGTGCCTTCTAATTTTTGTGGAGGTAGAAACTAGGCATATTTAAGTATCAAAGACAAtccctttttatttttggtcatcttaacggaaaaaaaaaagaaaatgtttCTAATTATATTTAGTAAATAACTACattttccaattttcttaatttgattttaattctgttatttattttttaagtcaAACTGACGAACAATCATGATTGGTTCTTTAAGAACAAAGGATCAAGCTTGAAAACTAGTGGCTATATTTTCTTTGTAGCCATTGAAAACCTGATATCTAGTCATGTCGAAATCTGAGTTTGAACATTTTCTATACAACCACATATACTATTTTAGAAATTCTGTAAATATTGTGGTACTTCTAATTATAGGAGTGATTCaggatttatattattattggtGGACTAACCTGGTTTGGTCACTGCACATTAAGACCACATATTTGTTTGAGCCTTTGAAGATTCTGAAGAAGACTGCAGTGTACTCTTCTAGGCCATTGGAAGCAAGTGTTAATACTCCAAATGGTCCAAGTTTTCCTTCAATTGATGCTCCTTTCCTGCTACACAATATTTTTGGGTTGGTCCATGTTGGGTCTAATTCCTCGACGTCCTTTAATTCTGGTACTTTGAATGAAATTTCCACATCCGCcttaaacaaaaacaaaaacaaattaattagCTCCTTTGAAATGCAAGTGGTCTAAACTCTCCCCCATATTGGGTATTCACACCCATGTTCACAAATTAACCTTGTATAGTCAGAGGCGGAGACAGGGGGGCGGGTAGGGGCGGCTGCCCCCCAAAGATAAAAAAATAAGCTATATGTATTAATAAATGTAAGAATAAATCATCAATTTCCCTTTGCTCTAGTGGTCAAAGGTTCATTTGAACCCCTTGATGGTTCGAGCCCCATCTCCAGCATTTAGTAGCAAGATCGATCCACATATTCTACATTTCTACTTATATGTTACATAAGTTGAAATGGGGAAATATGAATTAAACCTGAGAGGCTGTGACTCCGGATATTTCAACGAGTGATCCTCCTCGAATTACTTGAGAGAGCAATTCTACTTGATTTTCTCGTAGAGTTTCAACTTCTGTGAGAGGCCATTGCACCAATTGTTTTCCAGATTTATCAAGCACAATTGTTCTTGGAATTGCCTAAAACACAACAAGGACAAGATATTTCTAATTAGTCCATCTCCTGGAAATTGAAAATACAAATCAGGAGCTGAGCTAAGTAACGGTTGATTAATTACCTGAAGTCCGGACCAACCCTTTTTGATATCTTCTGTTTGAGTTGAGGACTCATTGACCCAACCCAATAATATTCTGCGATTAGTCTTATCGTCAAAGAATGACTTTGACGCGTAATATTTACCATAATCATACCTTAAACCCATAACATTTTCAATTGATCCCTCGTCTGGTACGTAAATGTCCTTATCAATGTCGTACCTTCCGATAGTATAGTACTCATATTGAGTGTCAAATATGCTTAATTTTAGGACATGCTTAACATTTCTACCAATAACAGACGTATCAGCACCTAATGACTTTCCAATATAAACCGGGAAATAATCTGGGCACTCCCAAATGCCGTTATCCTCAGCTGAATGAAGAGGGTGTTCTGTAATGCTCCAATTTATGAAGTCCTCACTCGTGAAAAGAGCAGCTAATCCGCGCTTTCCTTGTTGAGTACCGACGATTACTCTCCACTTACCATCTGGTAATTTCCATGCAGTAGATGGATCTCTGAAAGCAGAAGCGTCGATAATGTTGCTGTTATTGGGTGTGCCAACCATTAATGGATTTTGGGGGATCTTAACCCATTCCTTAAGGTAAGGGTCTGACAGGTTTTTAGGTACGACTATATTTTGAACTTGGTTATTTTGGTTGTCAATACCTGTGTATAGGATGGCGGGCTTATTACCGGGGAGTATGGTAGCAGATCCCGACCAACATCCGTTGATGTCGTAAGGTTCCGATGGAGAAAGGGCAATTGGTTGTGGTGTCCAGTTGATTAAATCGGTTGATGTTGAGTGTCCCCATACAATTTCAGTGTGCCAAACAGGTTCAGGATAATATTGGTAAAATAAGTGATATATGCCGTTGTAAATCATTGGTCCTATAACACACAAATCAACAAAAGAAAGTAAGCACGTACTCTAATAAAACTTAACCATATACGTATTACGTAGTAGTACTACTATGCGTCGATTCTCAACTATCCGAATACAAATGAAACAAGTCCATTTTAAAGTTAGCCTTAAGAAAGCCTCATCGGACAAATGCGATACCCTTTCAACAGTTCTAAGTTCCAAGTTCCAACTCTTGAAAGCATCTTCGTTGAGTTTAACTTGTACGTAATTGGTTTGGAAACGGGCCTTAAATTCGATTACACTGGACTTGAAACAGACGTTCGACCCGAAGATCTTGACAGCTCTACCTATAAAAAAATATCCGCGCGCGTGTTATTCACTTGTTGTTGCCCTGGACAAGGGCAGTCCCACTTCTACACATACGGAGTCGCGGAGTACTTGTATACGAACTACGGAGTAGTGGTTTTCTTGATTTCTGTTCCGATCCGGTTCTGGACTGGCGTGCAACCCTACTTCCGGCAGTATTGTTTAGGAACCACAATTCCAGTTTTGGTAATTTTTATCCCAATTtcctatttattttttattttttatttttctatgagcgcacttaaatcataaatatttcatatattttttataacttttacaccctattttcttttttttatatttctattGTCAACTAACTACTTGCACCATTTGTGGCACCCAAAAATTCCTTTATTAAACATGgcacaaactaattaagctAGTTAAAATAATGTACACTTGACCTTAAAAAGTAGGAACAATACAGCAAGATGTAAAAAAATGGGCGATAGGCCCGGAccccaatatttttttttggtgtaccatccggttcacccttagggctaatccggattcggggcgagttctgagtggataggttccattcccctcccaattgttgttgcgggggatcgaacacaggtcctccctaccaagttcagcctcaatcaccactgaaccaacagtcaATTGGTCCCCCAATATAAAGTTCGTCAATAAATTTTTAATTCCGATAAATACTTTATATACCGACCCTTTTAAGATCCGCCACCATAATCCAGTTATATAAATACCAGCATATAtttattaaaactttaaaaaaagTAAGCTCAGATGTAGTATTGAGAAAACTAACCATTTGGATCTGCAAAATGATAGCCCAAAACAACATCCAATTTTGAGCACCCAACCACCAAAGCACATTAACAGTTGATAAACACAAGTTAGATAA
This Spinacia oleracea cultivar Varoflay chromosome 6, BTI_SOV_V1, whole genome shotgun sequence DNA region includes the following protein-coding sequences:
- the LOC110785836 gene encoding fructan 6-exohydrolase, producing MEIPNPSYGIWLALSIISLMILTIIAEDQAVHNHHDILTDIDDQINDDDDPYRTSYHFQPPQNWMNDPNGPMIYNGIYHLFYQYYPEPVWHTEIVWGHSTSTDLINWTPQPIALSPSEPYDINGCWSGSATILPGNKPAILYTGIDNQNNQVQNIVVPKNLSDPYLKEWVKIPQNPLMVGTPNNSNIIDASAFRDPSTAWKLPDGKWRVIVGTQQGKRGLAALFTSEDFINWSITEHPLHSAEDNGIWECPDYFPVYIGKSLGADTSVIGRNVKHVLKLSIFDTQYEYYTIGRYDIDKDIYVPDEGSIENVMGLRYDYGKYYASKSFFDDKTNRRILLGWVNESSTQTEDIKKGWSGLQAIPRTIVLDKSGKQLVQWPLTEVETLRENQVELLSQVIRGGSLVEISGVTASQADVEISFKVPELKDVEELDPTWTNPKILCSRKGASIEGKLGPFGVLTLASNGLEEYTAVFFRIFKGSNKYVVLMCSDQTRSSLNPTTDKLSFGTFVNVDPVNDALFLRILIDHSIVESFGDNGKSCMTARVYPTLATNDKAKLYVFNNGTEDVKITKLSVWSMKNAQMNLPTDNYSSNI